The DNA sequence AATTCGCCGATTTTCCAGATGGCGCTGCGATCTTCTTCAATTCACCGTTTCAATTGATTTCCTGGGATATTGTCCCCAACTGGAAGGGGTATTATCTGATGTTCGATCAGGACTTCATTGCCCAATCTCACCTTTTTTCGGAGTTGCTGACCTTCTTTCCATTTCTCAAAATTGGCAAGACGATCCCTTTCACGGTGCCTTCCGAACAGGTTCCCAAACTGTTGGACATCTATCACACGGTTTGGGCTGAATATCACGGGGATGCTGCGGATAGATTCGACATGATCGAAGCGCAGGTGTATCTGCTTTTGCGGTATGTCAAGCGGTTGTTTGAGCAGCAGGTAGATCCGCTGGAAAAAGCGTCTTCTCTCAAAGCCGCGGATCTCAAACTATTGTCTCGTTATCAAGCCCTGATCGAAACGAGTTTTTATCCGGAAGATAATCTCCTCAAGTCGGGTGCGAATCTTCATTCCACCAGCTATTACGCCGAGAAATTGAGTGTTCACCCCAATCACCTAAATGCCGTCGTCAAGGGAATTTCGGGGATTACGGCCCTCAATCACATTCACAACCATCTCCTTGCCCTCGCCAAGTCCCACCTCGCCCAGACTGATTGGAGCGTCAAGGAGATTGCTTATTCGCTACACTTCGACAGCCCCAATAACTTCAGCGCCTTTTTCAAGCGGAGAACCGATCTCACCCCACTGGAATACCGCCAACAGGCGGTTCTTTGAAATCCACACTCCTTCATTTGAAATCATCACGGGCTTCCTATCACGTTTTCTGAGCTTTGTAAAAGAAGCTGTTTAGCGGGTTTCGCCTTTGGCCACAATTGCCCAATTCCGGAACCTCAAACAACTTCTAAACAAAATAGGGGATGAAACACATCCTATGAGTATGGATCATCTTGATTCCGCCAACGCTTCAAGCTCAGACAATGAATCAACCACAAGATGCGGTCCTCTCGCTCTTCAAGGCGACAGACCAACGCAATTGGCCCCAAGTCGAGGCGCAATTCTCCCAAAGTGTGGTGCTGGATTATGCTTCCATGAATGGAAACCCAGCCACCACGCTCAGTCCGCAGGAAATCGCCGGGGCCTGGAAAAACGTCCTTCCCGGATTCGAGCATACCCATCATCAGATCGGCAACCTACAGACTGAGGTCAAAGGCCGTACTGCTTCGGTCTTCTGCTACGGCACTGCAAGCCATTACTTGCCTCATGATCAGGGGAATGTGTGGTGGGTGGTCGGGACCTACGATTTCGACTTGGAGCAAGCTCCTGATGGTGTTTGGAGAATTACCACCATGCGCTTCAACTATCAATTTCAGGACGGCAACGAGGCACTCCCTGAGGCTGCCATGCGCAAAGTCAATCAGCAAGGCGCTAGGTAGATACTTGCCGATTCCTCACCCAACCCCTTAACCCACACGGATATGGATATGACCCTAGGTGAACGAAACAAGCAATCTGTTCTCGCATTCTTTCAGGCTTTGGAGGCGGAACATTTGGATCAATTGCTGGACTTATTCTCAGAAGACGCCCAGCATATCAATCCCTATGCATCTGGACTTTTTCCCGAAGGCGCTTCCGGCAAAGCAGGGATTCGAGCTTATTGGGAGCCAGTATTTCCCAATTTCGATGGGATGAAATTCCCGATTGAGGACCTGTATGCGATGGAAGATCCCAACCGGGTATTTGTCAAATACAAAGGGCAGATCAAGCTGAAAAACGGAGCTGGTCTCTACGAGAATGACTATTACTCGACCTTCACTTTCAATGATGCAGGCCTCATTACGGAATATGTCGAAATCTTCAACCCCATTGTGGCGGCGCGGGGATTCGGCCTGATCGATCAAATCAAGTAGCTCCTTGTATGAATAAAATCCTTCTGGCTATCGTCGGGATGGCCATTCTGGGAAGCTGTGCTTCCGAGCAGAGACGTATGTCTCAACATGCATCGGTACATGCTGCCAAACACTCACAACATCTCAAGCAGATAGATATGAAAAAGATCCAATTCGACAGCGAAGGT is a window from the Pontibacter sp. G13 genome containing:
- a CDS encoding helix-turn-helix domain-containing protein, which produces MLKQSAILGFPKFLRQVIDAYPRRTVDMVSTMCLLFWGKEEVLRTFTLIHVAGGIANLIWPSYLGGLFCGEFPKAYHQTLDQSGMKHFKSIQAYCEGIGIDPPLHPHFDIRSFEENMDSVHPKMPAFRHECYAIAIKADGDGKAVTGQFADFPDGAAIFFNSPFQLISWDIVPNWKGYYLMFDQDFIAQSHLFSELLTFFPFLKIGKTIPFTVPSEQVPKLLDIYHTVWAEYHGDAADRFDMIEAQVYLLLRYVKRLFEQQVDPLEKASSLKAADLKLLSRYQALIETSFYPEDNLLKSGANLHSTSYYAEKLSVHPNHLNAVVKGISGITALNHIHNHLLALAKSHLAQTDWSVKEIAYSLHFDSPNNFSAFFKRRTDLTPLEYRQQAVL
- a CDS encoding nuclear transport factor 2 family protein, whose protein sequence is MNQPQDAVLSLFKATDQRNWPQVEAQFSQSVVLDYASMNGNPATTLSPQEIAGAWKNVLPGFEHTHHQIGNLQTEVKGRTASVFCYGTASHYLPHDQGNVWWVVGTYDFDLEQAPDGVWRITTMRFNYQFQDGNEALPEAAMRKVNQQGAR
- a CDS encoding nuclear transport factor 2 family protein, encoding MDMTLGERNKQSVLAFFQALEAEHLDQLLDLFSEDAQHINPYASGLFPEGASGKAGIRAYWEPVFPNFDGMKFPIEDLYAMEDPNRVFVKYKGQIKLKNGAGLYENDYYSTFTFNDAGLITEYVEIFNPIVAARGFGLIDQIK